A region from the Penaeus monodon isolate SGIC_2016 chromosome 17, NSTDA_Pmon_1, whole genome shotgun sequence genome encodes:
- the LOC119583303 gene encoding dynein intermediate chain 2, ciliary-like (The sequence of the model RefSeq protein was modified relative to this genomic sequence to represent the inferred CDS: added 15 bases not found in genome assembly): MQVTQVRWIRTQPGEELSFFSVSLDGRVTQWHLHSAGLVHRDVLDFASCRQPTKLHSSSDKVVLEGAATCIDFRPDHENIMLLGTDTGAVFQCSVASTTHTLFRYPAHTSPVRQVSWNSHHHGIFVTCSLDWMVKVWQHDSPLIQLDLGGAVAGVTWTPHSSSVFVAVTDEGRVHVYDLHVRKCHPLCVQGVVQKKRGVVTCIAFSPFHPVILVGGDRQPKDAKGCDAQQLKEIEMCKMERIIATTRG, translated from the exons GTCAGATGGATCCGCACGCAGCCGGGGGAGGAACTCAgcttcttctccgtctccctgGACGGCCGAGTGACGCAGTGGCACCTCCACTCCGCCGGCCTCGTGCACAGGGACGTCCTCGACTTCGCCTCCTGCAGACAGCCCACCAAGCTGCACTCCTCGTCGGATAAGGTGGTTCTGGAAG GAGCGGCCACTTGCATAGACTTCCGCCCCGACCACGAGAATATAATGCTCCTGGGGACGGACACAGGGGCGGTTTTCCAGTGCTCCGTCGCCTCCACCACCCACACCCTCTTCCGCTACCCCGCCCACACGTCCCCCGTCAGACAGGTGTCCTGGAATTCGCACCATCACGGGATCTTCGTGACGTGCTCCCTCGACTGGATGGTCAAAGTGTGGCAGCATGA CTCCCCCCTCATCCAGCTGGACCTCGGCGGCGCGGTGGCTGGGGTAACTTGGACCCCACACAGCAGTAGCGTTTTCGTGGCGGTGACTGACGAGGGGCGTGTACATGTGTACGACTTGCATGTACGTAAATGCCATCCTCTGTGCGTACAGGGCGTGGTTCAGAAGAAAAGGGGCGTGGTCACCTGTATCGCCTTCAGTCCCTTTCATCCCGTTATCCTTGTGGGCGGAGACAG GCAGCCCAAGGATGCGAAAGGATGCGACGCCCAGCAACTGAAGGAGATTGAAATGTGCAAGATGGAGAGGATTATTGCAACCACCAGGGGATAG
- the LOC119583610 gene encoding uncharacterized protein LOC119583610 yields the protein MSSSKDKEQLTDAVVRAALASDKGATAKLSSWSSESMASLADGATSDIQRLQVTYLDAGGHEHSVSYVAKLLRTSKEFYNMIHAKECSFYADVVPAVNAVLRDIGHGELSVPKCLFQCTEGGREVVVLENMKALGYEMREKSEGIDAAHTVLVLKELAKLHAASVLLQEKSPQEDLRDRFVCLQKEWTKEFNVGCNFEQFIGSYLERSVAMFEKIGGCNTVVDWIKKIKPRAVQMFNEQIEQTPPFDAICHADPYINNFLFKYDEARNPIDVKLFDFQGCRKSSVANDLQHLFNMNLTGPVRRPNLDYFLRTYYASFAEILEAGGSKAPFTLEELTKEYQDKGFYGLLYCLLWIPNMVRRPEDSIDIIERSDDAVDAETRNVLRMVDSNPLLKPRMLSIVEEWTERGVIS from the exons A TGAGCAGCAGCAAAGACAAGGAGCAGTTGACGGACGCGGTCGTGAGGGCCGCCTTGGCCTCCGACAAGGGCGCGACCGCCAAGCTGTCATCCTGGAGCAGCGAGAGCATGGCGTCGCTGGCGGACGGGGCCACCTCCGACATCCAGAGGCTCCAGGTGACGTACTTGGACGCGGGCGGGCACGAGCACAGCGTGTCGTACGTGGCAAAGCTGCTGCGGACGAGTAAGGAATTCTACAACATGATCCACGCCAAGGAGTGCAGCTTCTACGCCGACGTCGTGCCAGCCGTCAACGCTGTCCTGAGGGATATCGGCCACGGCGAGCTGAGCGTCCCCAAGTGCTTGTTCCAGTGCACGGAGGGCGGCCGCGAGGTCGTGGTGCTGGAGAACATGAAGGCGCTCGGttatgagatgagagagaagtcGGAGGGGATCGACGCAGCCCACACGGTCTTGGTACTCAAGGAGCTCGCCAAGCTGCACGCAGCCTCAGTCCTCCTGCAGGAGAAGAGTCCACAGGAGGATCTCAGAGACCGGTTCGTTTGCCTGCAGAAGGAATGGACCAAGGAGTTCAATGTCGGATGCAACTTCGAGCAGTTCATCGGGAGTTACCTAGAGCGCAGTGTGGCAATGTTCGAGAAGATCGGAGGCTGCAACACGGTCGTGGACTGGATCAAGAAGATCAAGCCGAGAGCCGTGCAGATGTTCAATGAGCAGATCGAACAGACGCCGCCCTTCGACGCTATTTGCCACGCAGATCCTTACATCAATAACTTCCTCTTTAA GTACGACGAGGCCAGGAACCCCATTGACGTGAAGCTCTTCGACTTCCAGGGCTGTCGCAAATCCTCCGTCGCCAACGACCTCCAGCACCTCTTTAACATGAACCTGACGGGCCCCGTGCGACGCCCCAACTTGGATTACTTCCTCAGGACCTACTACGCCTCCTTCGCAGAGATTCTTGAAGCAGGAGGATCGAAGGCCCCCTTCACCCTAGAGGAGCTGACGAAGGAGTACCAGGATAAAGGCTTTTACGGGTTACTCTATTGTCTTCTCTGGATCCCAAATATGGTGCGTCGACCCGAGGACTCCATCGACATCATCGAGAGGAGCGACGACGCCGTCGACGCCGAGACGAGGAACGTCTTGAGAATGGTGGACTCGAACCCGCTGCTGAAGCCCAGGATGCTCTCCATCGTCGAGGAGTGGACGGAGCGGGGCGTCATCTCCTAG